TTGCCTCGCCGACGCTCTTCATCGTTGTCGTGAGCGTCTGATCAGCGCCGGGGAACTTCTCGAACGCGAAGCGCGGCACCTTCACCACGACATAGTCGAGCGCGGGCTCAAACGAAGCCGGGGTCTCACGCGTGACGTCGTTGGGAATCTCGTCGAGCGTGTAGCCGATCGCCAGCCGGGCAGCGATCTTGGCGATCGGGAAGCCGGTCGCCTTCGAGGCAAGGGCCGAAGAGCGCGAGACGCGCGGGTTCATCTCGATCACGATCATCCGCCCGTCCTCGGGGTTGATCGCGAACTGGATGTTGCAGCCGCCGGTGTCGACGCCGACCTCGCGCAGCACGGCGATGCCGATGTCGCGCATGTGCTGGTATTCCCGGTCGGTGAGGGTCATCGCCGGGGCGACCGTCACGCTGTCGCCGGTGTGCACCCCCATCGCGTCGAGATTCTCGATCGAGCAGACAACGACGACGTTGTCGTTCTTGTCGCGCATCAGCTCGAGCTCGAACTCTTTCCAGCCGATCACCGACTCCTCGATCAGCACCTCGGTGACGGGGCTGGCCTGCAGACCGGCACGTGCGATGCGCTGAAGATCGCCGTCGTCATAGGCCATCCCCGAGCCCGATCCGCCCATCGTGAACGACGGCCGGATCACGACCGGGAAGCCGAGCTCGGCTACAGTCCGCTCGACCTCGTCCATCGAGTGACACACCGCGGAGCGTGGGACGTCGCCGCCGATCTTGCGCACGATGTCCTTGAACTTCTGCCGGTCCTCGCCGCGCTGGATGGCGTCGATGTTGGCGCCGATGAGCTCGACGCCGTACTTCTCCAGCACACCCCCCTCGTGCAGCGCCACCGCGATGTTGAGCGCGGTCTGCCCGCCGAGCGTGGCAAGCAGCGCATCCGGGCGCTCCTTGGCGATCACCTTCTCGACATACTCCGGAGTGAGCGGCTCGACATAGGTCGCGTCGGCGAACTGCGGGTCGGTCATGATCGTCGCCGGGTTGGAGTTGACGAGGCTGACCCGCAGGCCCTCATCGCGCAGCACCCGGCAGGCCTGGGTGCCTGAGTAGTCGAACTCGCAGGCCTGACCGATCACGATCGGCCCGGAGCCGATCACCATCACGTGCGAGATGTCTTGGCGCTTAGGCATTCGCGGTCTCCTTAGCGCTGTCGTTGGCCCCGCTCATCAGTTCGATGAAGCGGTCGAACAGGTAGCTCGCGTCGTGCGGCCCGGCCGCCGCCTCAGGGTGGTACTGCACCGAGTAGGCCGGGATGTCGAGACACGTGAGGCCCTCGACGACGTCGTCATTGAGGCAGACGTGGCTGACCTCGACCCGTCCGAAGTCGGTGTCGCTCACCTTGTCGAGCGGGGCGTCGACGGCGAAGCCATGGTTGTGTGCGGTGATCTCGATCCGCCCGGTACGCCGGTCCATCACCGGCTGGTTGAGCCCGCGGTGCCCGTAACGAAGCTTGTAGGTGCCGAACCCCAGGGCGCGACCGAGGATCTGGTTGCCGAAGCAGATGCCGAAGACCGGCGTACGCCGCTCCAGCAGCTCACGCATCAGCGCAACAGCGTGGGTGGCAGCTGCGGGATCGCCTGGGCCATTGGAAAAGAAGACACCATCCGGTGCGACCCGGTCGATGTCATCGAGCGATGCGTCGGCACCGAGCACGTGCACCTCGATGCCGCGTTGCGCCATCTGCTCGGGGGTCATTGCCTTGATCCCCAGGTCGATCGCCGCGACCGTGAAGCGCTTGTCCCCTTCCGCGGAGACGACATAGGTCTCCGCGGTCGTGACATCACCGGCGAGGTCAGCACCGGTCATCTGGGCGCTCGCGCGGACCTGCTCGATGAGCTCGTCCACGGGAGCTTCGGCAGCTTCACCGGTGAAGATTCCCGTGCGCATCGCGCCGCGTTCGCGCAGGTGGCGGGTCAGAGCGCGGGTATCCACGCCGGTGATTGCCACGATGCCCTGCACGCGCAGCTCGTCAGCAAGCTCGCGTCGGGAGCGCCAGTTCGACGCGCGGCGGGCGATATCGCGAACCACCAGTCCGGCAACCCAGATCTGGCGCGACTCGTCGTCCTCGTCGTTCCAGCCGGTGTTGCCGATGTGTGGCGCGGTCATCACCACGACCTGCCGGTGGTACGACGGGTCGGTGAGAGTCTCCTGGTAGCCGGTCATGCCGGTGTTGAACACGGCTTCACCAAAGACCGTCCCGTCTGCGCCGAACGACTCGCCGGTAAAGGTGCGGCCGTCTTCGAGGACAAGCAGCGCTTGCCCGCCAGCCTGATGCCTGCTCATGCCACAGCCTTTCCGTCGCGCACGGTCGGCGTACCCCGCAAGAACGTCCAGCGCACCTCTGCCGGCAGCTCCAACCCGTCGTACGGCGTGTTGTGGCTCTTGCTGGCCAGGGCTTGCCCGTCGACAACCGTCGAGCCCGTCGGGTCGACGAGTACGACGTTGGCCGGTGCGCCCTCTTCGAAGCCGCGGCCGTGGTCTTCCAAGCCGGCGATGCGCGCCGGCTTGATCGAGGTCACCTCGGCGACCTTGCGCCAGTCGACGGCGCCACTCTCCTCACTGAGGGTCAGGACCGTGATCGACAGCGCCTGCTGCAGACCGAGCATCCCCGGCCGCGCGTATGCCCACTCACATTCCTTGTCCTCCACGGCATGCGGCGCGTGGTCGGTAGCGACGACATCGATCGTCCCGTCGCGCAGAGCGTCACGAAGCGCGTCGACGTCGTGCCCTTCGCGCAGCGGCGGGTTGACCTTGTAGACCGGGTCGTAGGTGCCGGCGAGGTCTTCGGTGAGCAGCAGGTGGTGCGGGGTGACCTCGGCGGTCACGTTGACACCGCGTGACTTTGCCCAGCGCACGATCTCGACTGAGCCTGCCGTCGAGAGATGGCAGATATGCAACCGCGAACCGACGTGCTCGGCGAGCAGACAGTCGCGCGCAATGATCGACTCCTCGGCAACCTTCGGCCAACCAGCGAGGCCGAGCTTGCCCGACAGCTCCGACTCGTTCATCTGCGCACCTTGGGTGAGCCGGGAATCCTCAGCGTGCTGGGCGATCACGCCATCGAAGGCCTTGACGTACTCAAGCGCGCGACGCATCAGTCCGGGGTCGCCGACGCAGTGCCCGTCGTCGGAGAAGATCCGCACGTGGGCGGCCGAGTCGGCCATCGCTCCGAGCTCGGCGAGCCGCTCACCGGCGAGCCCGACCGTCACCGCGCCGACCGGGATGACGTCGACGAGGCCGACTGCGCGGCCGGTGTTGTAGACCTGCTCGACGACTCCGGCGGTGTCCGCGACCGGTTCGGTATTGGCCATCGCGTGCACCGCGGTGTAGCCACCGAGCGCCGCGGCGCGCGAGCCGGTCTCGATCGTCTCGGCATCTTCTCGGCCTGGCTCACGCAGGTGAGTATGAAGATCGACGAGCCCGGGAAGCCCGATAAGGCCTGCGGCATCGACGATCTCGGCGCCCTCCGGTGCCTCAATGCTTGGCCCGACCTTGGCGATCACCCCGTCCTCGATGAGGACGTCAATGGGTTCTGCGCCGAGCGGGCGGACTTTGGTGATGAGCCAGCTGGTCACTGGGCGCCTCCAAGAAGCAGGTAGAGAACGGCCATCCGGGTGGAGACCCCGTTGGCGACTTGTTCGACGATGGTGGATCGGGTGCCGTCGGCGACCTCCGCAGCGATCTCCATGCCGCGGTTCATCGGACCGGGATGCATCACGATCGTGTCGTCACCAAGCCGAGCGGCCCGGGTGGCATCGAGACCGTAACGACGTGAGTACTCCCGCTCAGTGGGGAAGTACGACGCGTTCATTCGCTCACGTTGCACGCGCAGCATCATCACGACGTCGGCGCCGGGCAAGCTGGCATCGAGATCGTAGGAATGGTTGCAGGGCCACGCTTCCACGCCAACCGGCAATAGGGTCGGCGGCGCGACCAGTGTCACGTCGGCGCCCAAGGTGTGCAGCAGCAGCACATTTGATCGGGCGACCCGGCTATGCAGCACATCGCCCACGAGGGTGACCTTCAGCCCGCTGAGGTCGTCGCCCATCTGGCGACCGGTGCGCTTGCGCATCGTGAACGCATCGAGCAGTGCCTGCGTGGGGTGCTCGTGGGTGCCGTCGCCGGCGTTCACCACCGAGCCGTCAACCCACGACGCGAGCTGGTAGGGCGCGCCGCTGGCGCCGTGCCGGATGACGACCGCATCGGCACCCATGGCCTGCAATGTCAGTGCGGTGTCCTTCAGGCTCTCGCCCTTGGACACACTTGAGCCCTTCGCCGAGAAGTTGATGACATCGGCCGACAGTCGTTTCGCGGCCAGCTCAAAGGAGATTCGCGTGCGGGTGGAGTCCTCGAAGAAGAGGTTGACCACCGTGCGCCCACGAAGGGTGGGCAGCTTCTTGACTTCACGACCGGCGAGCGAGGCCTCGATCTGCTCGGCCGTGTCGAGCACGGCAACAGCCTCGTCGCGGCTGAGGTCTGCAGCCGAGAGCAGGTGCTGTTTCACTTGGCAGCCTCCTTCAGCGTCTCGATCACCTGGTCGCGCGTGGGTGCCTGCGCCGAGATGACGACGCCGTCGACCCCGTCGTACTCGTCGATGGCCACGAATACCTGCTCGTCGCGAGAGGTGGGGATGTTCTTGCCGACGTAGTCGGCGCGGATCGGCAGCTCGCGGTGGCCGCGGTCAACGAGCACGGCGAGCTGAATGGCCCGCGGACGCCCCCAGTCGCGCAGCGCATCGAGGGCGGCGCGGATGGTGCGCCCGGAGTAGAGGACGTCGTCGACCAGGATCACGGTCTTGTCGTCGATCCCGCCTTCGGGCTCGTGGGTGCGCTCAAGCGGCCGCACCCCGCGCGTGCGCAGGTCGTCGCGATAGAGCGTGATGTCGAGAATCCCGACCGGCGGCCGGTCGCCGTCGAAGGCCCCGATCCGATCGGCGACCCGGGTCGCGAGATGTTCGCCGCGGGTGGGAATGCCAACGAGTACGACGCTGTCGCCGCCGTCGGTCTTTTCCAGAATCTGATGCGAAATGCGGTCTATGACACGCGAAATGTCGCCAGGGGTCAGGATGACGCGCTGCCCTTCGGGCGCGGCCTGCCCTGACGACTTTGGGGCTGAGCCCATCGTCGTACTCCTTCTCCGCCTCACGGGACGGCCTTTAAAGGATCGAATGCGACTCGATGCTACCAACCGGTCCAGCGCCCCGCCCGCCGTGGCACTCCCCTGTGACCAACCCCGCCATCGATCCATCGAGTCGCTGGCCGAGGAGCCCGCGCTGGACCACCGGAACGGACAGCTCGCAGTCGGCCGGCGGAGGTCTCGACAACCGGCCTCGTTCCTCGGCCTGCTCGACCACCGAAAAGGCGGCCGGCGCTCGCACCTCGCCCCTATCGGTGGTCGAGCAGCGAAGGAGCGCTAGCGACTGAGCGGTTGTCGAGACCACTTCCCAGGCATATAAGCGATCTCAGCCCGAACGGACCGCGACACTCCATAACGATTCGGCATACACCCCAGATATACGGGCGAAAACGGCCCGTTTCAGCCCTTGCGCGAGAAGCAATGTCTGGGTGGCAGCGTAGCGTCTTTGACGTGGGGAACAACCGGGGGAACGACGACTTCGAGCAGGTCAGCGACCTGTTCGGCCAGCTCGTCGATGCCCCGGATCTGCTCGACGGTATCGGCGATTTCGAGCTGCCCGACGCGGCTGACGCGCTCGCCCTGTTGACCAGGATTGGCGAGCGGGTGTTCGCCTACCGGGACGCTATCGCCGGAGCCGAGTTCGAGTCTCCCCACGCCAAGACCGTGCGAGTGGCCGAGGCGCTGCACCGGCTCGGCGGGACGATCAGCGCAGCGAAGCTGCTCGCTGTCGGGTCCGCGACCACCACCGCTGAGGACATGTTCGACGACCCGGACGCCGCCGCGAGCGCCCCGCGACCGCATGTTGGCGGTGCGGACCGTGGCGACACGTGGTTGTCGCGTGGGCAGCTCAGCGCGGGCTCCGTCGGTGCGGTTCTCGGCGTCTCGTCGCATATAGCGCACCGGATGGCCAGCGACGGGCAACGTCTCACCGAGGCGATGCCCCACGCCCGTGTCAAGGCGTTGAACGGCGAGTGGGACGACTACCGCCTGCACTTAGCCGTCAGCGGAGCGCGTGGGCTGAGCAAGACCCAGGCAGCCGCGCTCGATGAAGCAGTGTTCCGTCGCGATGACATCGAGGCGACCGGCCGGTTCCGGTCGCTGATCGAACGCTGGAAGCTCAAGCACGCCGTGAAACCCGAGTCGGAGCAGAAACATAAAGAAGGCATGGACGGCAGGTACGTGCGGTTCGGGCCGGTCGACCTGTTCGGAATGCGCGACCTCCACGGCACTCTCCCAGCGGCCCAGGCAACGGCAATCGACCACGCGATCGACGACCACGCGGCCCAGGCCCCCACCGGCGACCCGCGCACCGACGATCAACGGCGCGCGGACACCTTCATGGCGATGCTGCTCGGACCCGCCGCGCTCTCTCCGGCAGTCGCCGACCAGTACTCACTACCTACCCCCACGTTCGACCCGGACACCGGATACCCCGTGGTGGATGAGGAGCAGCTCCGGTTGGCCGCTGAGACGTGGGAGGCGATTCGACTGCTGTGTGCGACCATCGGGCTGACGATCTATCAGCCGCCACGCTCCACCCTTGACATCAGCGTTCCGCTGGCCACCCTGCTCGCGCTGCGCGCCGGGATCACCCCGGACAGCGGACCACCACACCCACCGGACGACTCCGTGGTGAGCGGCACCGCCCCGCCGCGACCGCCAAAACCCGGTTCGACGGGAGAAGACTGTCCACAACCAGACGCCGAGCCAAGCCGGGTGTGTCCCCCGCCGGGCAAGTCCACCGAGGCCGAGCGTTCCCAGCCCGAGGGGCTTGCACCCGATGAGCCACACGACGATCCCGACACGTGCGCGCATCCGGAATGCAGCCCCAGTGTGTTCGAAGACGCTCGTACCCAAACGCGGCGGCACCGGCCCGATCCGGATCCACGGGCGTGGATCACCGCGATCGGCTACCTCAGCTACTCCCAGCTCGACTGGCTCCTGGGCGGCTGCACCCAGATGCGCCGCATCGTCACCGACGATCTCACCGGCGCACCGCTCGACCTCGGACCACTCGTCTACCGTCCGACCGCTGTCATGCGTCGACGTGTTCAAGCGCGCGATCGACACTGCCGATTCCCCGGCTGCACGCGTCCAGCGATCCGGCTCGACCGCACCGAAAGCGACCTCGACCACACGATCGCGCACCGCCCCGACGGCACCGGCGGACGCACCGCCGACGCGTACCTCGCCGTACTGTGCGAAGAACACCACCGACTCAGCCACCAAAGCACCTGGGAACACGTGCTGCACCCCGACGGCGCCATGACCTGGCACAACCGGATCCTGCAATTCACCGTGCGCACCACACCCGGCAACACCGGCTAGCCCGTCACTGCTGGACTACTGGGGTACGGCCCGCTGTCGGCCGGCGGAGGTGATCGACGGCGGGAACCTCGACGGGGGTGGCAGGAGCGGCTAGGTTTCGGGCATGTCAATCTCCCGCGAACGAGCACTTGCGCTCATGCCCACCGAGCTCACATCGCAGCTGCAGCCGGGCGAGGTGCCGTTGTCGTACGAGCCGGCTCAGCAGTTCGCGCAGGCGGACGCGGTCGGCAAAGGGGCACCGACCCTGGGCACTGCGGTGTCATGGGACAGCCTGGGCCTCGTCATCGGCGAACCGCTGCAGGTCTCGCAGGAGTACGTCGGCTCGAAGGTCAGCGGGCTTGGAGCCGGCGGGGCGCAAGGCTCACTCGGCGACCTCTTCAACCGGGCGCTGTCCACCACCAGCGTCAACCATCTGCTGCTGACCTCGCACCGGTTCGCAGTGACCGGAGGCATCTCCAACGGCGCGCTCTCCCTGTCCAGCACCGAGACGATCCTCTTCGCTGTCGACCGACGCGCCGTACTCCGGATTGCCCGCGCCCCAAGGCTTCTGCAGCGGGCCCGGGTCAAGTTCGACTTCGCCGACGGCTCCTGGGCGATGGCGATGATGGGGATGTTCCTCACCGGAGCCGCCAACCGGCTCATCAGCGCGTTCGAGCAGCGGCCCGGCTAGGTCCGCTCCCCTCGTCACCCACTGCGGCCAGGTCGCGGCCTTTCGTCTCGGGAGCGGTCGCGACGGCGACCACGGAGATCAGCGCGCACACGATCAGATAGATCACCACCGGCGTCGTATTGCCGGATGCGCCCAGGAGCGCAGTCGCGATCAGCGGCGCCGGCCCACCGGCGATGATCGAGGATCCCTGGAAGGCGATCGACGAGCCAGCGAACCGGTAGCGCGTCGGGAACAGCTCGACCAGCCACGCCGCCTCTGGTCCGGCAAGCAGACCGTGCATGAACGCGCCGACGACCACGCCAAGCGTCAGCAACCCCAAGGAGCTTTGCGCGAGCGCGAAGAAGATCGGCGCCCAGACCGCCAGCCCGAGCGCCGCGGCGATCATTACCGGCTTGCGCCCGAGATAGTCGGAGATCCAACCGCCGGCGATCATGCCGATGAACTGCGCCATCGCGGCAAAGAGCACCGCTCGCAGCACGTCGGGTACGGCGTACCCGATGTACTTCGAGGCGTAGGCGATGACGAAGACCGTGTAGATGTAGAACGCGACGTTCTCGCCGATCCGCGCGCCGAGCCCGTGCAGGATCATCCGTGGGCTGTGCTTGATCGCCTCGAGGACGCTGGAGCTTTCGGTCTGCTCAAGGTGCCGCTCGGCCTGCTGGAAGACCGGCGACTCCTGCACCCCGTAGCGCAGCCAGGCACCGACCAGCAGCAGCGGGATCGCAATGAGGAAGGCGATCCGCCACCCCCATTCGGCAAACTGCTCGGGGCTGACGAGGCTGCCGATCAGGGTGAGTACGCCGGTCGCCAGCAGCGTTCCCGCAGCGCCGCCAGACTGCGGAAGGGCCGCCCAGCGGCCGCGCTGCTGCGGTTTGGCGTACTCGGCGACGAGCGTGACCGCGGCGCCGAACTCACCCCCGAGCGCAAACCCTTGGACAAACCGGAGCACGACCAGCAGGATCGGCGCGGCCAGTCCCCACGCGGCGTAGTTCGGCAGGAGGCCGATCATCGCCGTCGCCAGCGCGAGGATCAGGTAGGTCGCGATGAGCATCGGCTTGCGGCCGACCCGGTCACCGAGGTGACCGAAGAAGACCGCACCGAGGGGCCGCGCGATGAAGCCGACCGCCTGGGTGCCGAGCGCGAGCAAGGTGCCGGTGAATGGCGCTGACTCGGGAAAGAACTGACCGGCGAAGATCGACGCCGCGAGCGCGCCATAGATCGCAAAGTCGTACCACTCGAGTACGGCGCCGACCATGCTTCCGGCGAGCGCTCTTTTGAAACCGGGCGCCTCCCGCTCGTCGCTGGGCAGCTCGCGCCCGGCCGCTGTTGACTCACTCATGCCCGCCTCCGCCGTGACCGTGGACGGCTATGTCCAATGTGCGACGCCCGTCACAATGTGAACATACGACGCGAGCGACGCGATGTCACTTACGTGACGGGCGCACCGAGACCACTTCGACTGTTGCGTCTTCGGTCGCATCGACCACCGTACGCACCGCGCGCGCGACCGACTCTGGGCGCAGATACAGCTCTGGCTGGTACGTCGTGCCGTCGTGCTCGACGATCTCAGCCTGCATGTCCGTGTCGACCTTGCCGGGATGCACCGAGCTGACCCGTACGCCGTACTCGCGCTCCTCCTCGCGGAGCACGTCGGTGAAGGCCCGCAACGCGAACTTCGTCCCGCTGTAGATCGCATTGCCCGGCGCAGTGAAGAACCCGCTGCCGGAGTTGATCGCCACGACCTGTCCGCGGCGGCGCCGCAGCCCCGGCAGTGCTCGCGCTGTCAGGTCGGCGACCGCAAACAGGTTGGCCTCAAACGCCTTGCGCCACTGATCGCGGGTGACCTCAGCGACCGATCCCTTGATCGAGATACCCGCGCTGTGCACGAGCACGTCGAGGTCGGGCAGCGCCGCAGCCGCCGCGGCCAGCGACTCGTCGTCGAGCAGGTCGGCCACGAACGGCTCGGCCGACTCCAGCTCGGCGCAGGCTGCGGCCGTCGACTCTTCGGACCGGCCGCCGATCAGCAGGTGATAGTCACCCTGCAGCTCGCGGGCGATGGCCAATCCGATGCCACGCGTCGCGCCGGTAACCAGGGCAGTGGGACGTTCACGATCGACAGGACTCATGCGCCCACCCTAGCCAGCCAAAACCACGCGCGATCCGGGTCGGGTACGGCGCACCGCCGCCGCGCGGCATATGCTGAGCACAGACCCCCGGGGAGCGCAGCAAGCGCTGAGAGTGCGGAGATTCCGCAGACCCGATGTACCTGATCCGGTTAGCACCGGCGTAGGGAGCAGGGCGCCGCAGCGCATCAAGCGCACGCGGTTCTCCAACGTCATCCGTGGGTTTGGGATGGCACCACATGAGCGACAATCCAGCCCCACCAGCAGATCTCGGCGCGCCGGCCGATCCGGGCGAGTTCGGAATCGGGCTGCGCTACAGCCTGCACCCGGCCAGCGACGACTTCGTCGACGTCATCCTCGGCGCGATCGCCGCGACCGAGCAAGCCGGCCTCAGCGACGGACTCACCGTCCAGACCGACGAGGTCAGCACCCTGGTGCGCGCGACCCGAGCACCTGCCGAACAGCTGCTCGCGGCGTACCTCACCCGCACCGTCGCCGAGGCGACCGCCCGGATGAATGGCGGACACCTGGTCTCCCATGTCCTCTTCTCACGTGGTTGTCCGGGCGAGATCACTTGCGAGATAGGCGATCTCGCTCCGCCGGAAGTCTCACCGGTCGCTCTCGAACCGACCGGAGTCGACGCCGTCGCACAGTGGTCGCTCTACCCGCTGATGGATGGCGGCAGCGCCCACGGCCCCCACCTTGCACCGATCGAACGCGCCATCGAGCAGGCCCGCGCTGCCGACGTACGCGTTGAGGCATCGAACTTCTCCACGCGGTTGCGCGGCGACCTTGCCGCAGTGATCGCCACGATGACCGACGCCTGGGCCGGTGTCGGGACCGAGATCCCGCACGTCGTCACGCACGCCACCATCTCCATCAACTCCCCCTCCCCCAAGGAGCAGTCATGACCGAGTACGCCCCCACCGAGTCCGGGCCGCGTCAGCGGCGCACCGAGAGCCGCGGCTGGACGCTGCGCGACCTCGTCCTCATCGCCGTACTCGGCGCGGTCTTCGGCTTCCTCTACTACGCGCTCGTGCAGGCGTGGGGTGCCCTCTCGGTTGCCATGGGGCCCTCCGGCGACCTCGCCCAAAACATCCTTTGGGGTGGCTGGCTTATCGTCGCGCCGCTGGCTCTCTACATCACCCGCCGTCCCGGCGCGGGGATTGTCGCCGAGGTGCTCGCCTCGATCATCGAGGTCGTGATCCTCGGCTCGCCCGTCGGTCCGCGACTGCTCCTCACCGCGCTCGTGCAGGGTGTCGGCAGCGAGGCGATCTTCGCGATCACCCGCTACCGCCGCTGGAGCATGCCGATCTTTGCGCTGTCGGGACTCATCGGTGGCGCGACCATCTTTGTCTACGAGGCGTTCCTGCTGGGGTGGTGGGGTCAGAGCATCCTGCTCCTCCGGCTCGGGATTCACCTCGTGAGCTGCCTCGTCATCGGCGGCATCCTGGCCAAGGCGATCGGCGATCTGCT
The nucleotide sequence above comes from Epidermidibacterium keratini. Encoded proteins:
- the carA gene encoding glutamine-hydrolyzing carbamoyl-phosphate synthase small subunit, which translates into the protein MSRHQAGGQALLVLEDGRTFTGESFGADGTVFGEAVFNTGMTGYQETLTDPSYHRQVVVMTAPHIGNTGWNDEDDESRQIWVAGLVVRDIARRASNWRSRRELADELRVQGIVAITGVDTRALTRHLRERGAMRTGIFTGEAAEAPVDELIEQVRASAQMTGADLAGDVTTAETYVVSAEGDKRFTVAAIDLGIKAMTPEQMAQRGIEVHVLGADASLDDIDRVAPDGVFFSNGPGDPAAATHAVALMRELLERRTPVFGICFGNQILGRALGFGTYKLRYGHRGLNQPVMDRRTGRIEITAHNHGFAVDAPLDKVSDTDFGRVEVSHVCLNDDVVEGLTCLDIPAYSVQYHPEAAAGPHDASYLFDRFIELMSGANDSAKETANA
- a CDS encoding dihydroorotase codes for the protein MTSWLITKVRPLGAEPIDVLIEDGVIAKVGPSIEAPEGAEIVDAAGLIGLPGLVDLHTHLREPGREDAETIETGSRAAALGGYTAVHAMANTEPVADTAGVVEQVYNTGRAVGLVDVIPVGAVTVGLAGERLAELGAMADSAAHVRIFSDDGHCVGDPGLMRRALEYVKAFDGVIAQHAEDSRLTQGAQMNESELSGKLGLAGWPKVAEESIIARDCLLAEHVGSRLHICHLSTAGSVEIVRWAKSRGVNVTAEVTPHHLLLTEDLAGTYDPVYKVNPPLREGHDVDALRDALRDGTIDVVATDHAPHAVEDKECEWAYARPGMLGLQQALSITVLTLSEESGAVDWRKVAEVTSIKPARIAGLEDHGRGFEEGAPANVVLVDPTGSTVVDGQALASKSHNTPYDGLELPAEVRWTFLRGTPTVRDGKAVA
- a CDS encoding aspartate carbamoyltransferase catalytic subunit: MKQHLLSAADLSRDEAVAVLDTAEQIEASLAGREVKKLPTLRGRTVVNLFFEDSTRTRISFELAAKRLSADVINFSAKGSSVSKGESLKDTALTLQAMGADAVVIRHGASGAPYQLASWVDGSVVNAGDGTHEHPTQALLDAFTMRKRTGRQMGDDLSGLKVTLVGDVLHSRVARSNVLLLHTLGADVTLVAPPTLLPVGVEAWPCNHSYDLDASLPGADVVMMLRVQRERMNASYFPTEREYSRRYGLDATRAARLGDDTIVMHPGPMNRGMEIAAEVADGTRSTIVEQVANGVSTRMAVLYLLLGGAQ
- the pyrR gene encoding bifunctional pyr operon transcriptional regulator/uracil phosphoribosyltransferase PyrR, whose protein sequence is MGSAPKSSGQAAPEGQRVILTPGDISRVIDRISHQILEKTDGGDSVVLVGIPTRGEHLATRVADRIGAFDGDRPPVGILDITLYRDDLRTRGVRPLERTHEPEGGIDDKTVILVDDVLYSGRTIRAALDALRDWGRPRAIQLAVLVDRGHRELPIRADYVGKNIPTSRDEQVFVAIDEYDGVDGVVISAQAPTRDQVIETLKEAAK
- a CDS encoding HNH endonuclease; the encoded protein is MGNNRGNDDFEQVSDLFGQLVDAPDLLDGIGDFELPDAADALALLTRIGERVFAYRDAIAGAEFESPHAKTVRVAEALHRLGGTISAAKLLAVGSATTTAEDMFDDPDAAASAPRPHVGGADRGDTWLSRGQLSAGSVGAVLGVSSHIAHRMASDGQRLTEAMPHARVKALNGEWDDYRLHLAVSGARGLSKTQAAALDEAVFRRDDIEATGRFRSLIERWKLKHAVKPESEQKHKEGMDGRYVRFGPVDLFGMRDLHGTLPAAQATAIDHAIDDHAAQAPTGDPRTDDQRRADTFMAMLLGPAALSPAVADQYSLPTPTFDPDTGYPVVDEEQLRLAAETWEAIRLLCATIGLTIYQPPRSTLDISVPLATLLALRAGITPDSGPPHPPDDSVVSGTAPPRPPKPGSTGEDCPQPDAEPSRVCPPPGKSTEAERSQPEGLAPDEPHDDPDTCAHPECSPSVFEDARTQTRRHRPDPDPRAWITAIGYLSYSQLDWLLGGCTQMRRIVTDDLTGAPLDLGPLVYRPTAVMRRRVQARDRHCRFPGCTRPAIRLDRTESDLDHTIAHRPDGTGGRTADAYLAVLCEEHHRLSHQSTWEHVLHPDGAMTWHNRILQFTVRTTPGNTG
- a CDS encoding MFS transporter, which translates into the protein MSESTAAGRELPSDEREAPGFKRALAGSMVGAVLEWYDFAIYGALAASIFAGQFFPESAPFTGTLLALGTQAVGFIARPLGAVFFGHLGDRVGRKPMLIATYLILALATAMIGLLPNYAAWGLAAPILLVVLRFVQGFALGGEFGAAVTLVAEYAKPQQRGRWAALPQSGGAAGTLLATGVLTLIGSLVSPEQFAEWGWRIAFLIAIPLLLVGAWLRYGVQESPVFQQAERHLEQTESSSVLEAIKHSPRMILHGLGARIGENVAFYIYTVFVIAYASKYIGYAVPDVLRAVLFAAMAQFIGMIAGGWISDYLGRKPVMIAAALGLAVWAPIFFALAQSSLGLLTLGVVVGAFMHGLLAGPEAAWLVELFPTRYRFAGSSIAFQGSSIIAGGPAPLIATALLGASGNTTPVVIYLIVCALISVVAVATAPETKGRDLAAVGDEGSGPSRAAARTR
- a CDS encoding SDR family oxidoreductase — encoded protein: MSPVDRERPTALVTGATRGIGLAIARELQGDYHLLIGGRSEESTAAACAELESAEPFVADLLDDESLAAAAAALPDLDVLVHSAGISIKGSVAEVTRDQWRKAFEANLFAVADLTARALPGLRRRRGQVVAINSGSGFFTAPGNAIYSGTKFALRAFTDVLREEEREYGVRVSSVHPGKVDTDMQAEIVEHDGTTYQPELYLRPESVARAVRTVVDATEDATVEVVSVRPSRK
- a CDS encoding YkoF family thiamine/hydroxymethylpyrimidine-binding protein gives rise to the protein MSDNPAPPADLGAPADPGEFGIGLRYSLHPASDDFVDVILGAIAATEQAGLSDGLTVQTDEVSTLVRATRAPAEQLLAAYLTRTVAEATARMNGGHLVSHVLFSRGCPGEITCEIGDLAPPEVSPVALEPTGVDAVAQWSLYPLMDGGSAHGPHLAPIERAIEQARAADVRVEASNFSTRLRGDLAAVIATMTDAWAGVGTEIPHVVTHATISINSPSPKEQS
- a CDS encoding ECF transporter S component translates to MTEYAPTESGPRQRRTESRGWTLRDLVLIAVLGAVFGFLYYALVQAWGALSVAMGPSGDLAQNILWGGWLIVAPLALYITRRPGAGIVAEVLASIIEVVILGSPVGPRLLLTALVQGVGSEAIFAITRYRRWSMPIFALSGLIGGATIFVYEAFLLGWWGQSILLLRLGIHLVSCLVIGGILAKAIGDLLLATGTLDNFAIGRAARGRR